A segment of the Nasonia vitripennis strain AsymCx chromosome 2, Nvit_psr_1.1, whole genome shotgun sequence genome:
CTTTCTGTAATAAATAGgtttattgttaaatatgtcgtttatataaaaatacccTTACTTAGTCACAATGTAAAAAGTATTTACTTTCATTTACTTAAGTAGCATTATTTTGATTGTTACTGCTAGACAATCGTTCGcatgcaaaaatattttcatatttgaAAGTAAAAGTTCTACGAAATATTCGAACTTCGTAACACAAAATATTTCTATTACATATCCAACTGAACTGAGACGAGATtcgcaaaaatataaaataaaataaaaaagtaataatacgTTTAAGTAAAACGTCATGGCATTTTTCTACTTAGAATAAACTTGATGCTTATATCCTAAAGttggaaataaaaaacgagTCTTATCTTTAGTACCTCTAATTAACGCATCGCATTtctatacatattttttctctGCCCAAAGCTCTACTTTAACACTAAGACAAACATCTCACTTTTTACAtcttcaattaaaatataaacatattaACTGGTCCCTAATCGCTATCACTTGAAATTAAATCTAACAGACCTTGAAGCATTATCGTTCTTGAGAAATGGGCATGTGCTTCGCAGATTAGACTTTGCGGGTGAGGCAGCGCTGTcgtgaaaatatttcttacCGAAGGCAAAGGGTTGGGTGTTTTTATCAGTCTCGGAGTTTTCAATTACGGTATTATCATTATTGCTGACATTAGAAGTTACGCTCTCGGTACTGCTAGCTTCGGTCGGAGCTTTTTCCTCCAAAGTGACTTTCAGCTGCTgcattatcatgtttactttaTCTAAGGCTTGTGTTACTTTTCCGCTTACTTCTCTAGATTCGTACTGATGGCAGAGTCCTTTCAAAGTTTTTGAAGCTAGCTCCATTTGAATCAAACATTGATGTATGTCATCACGACGTTTTTGTACAATAGATTCGGACGTTTGATCAGCCATTGAGCCGTCGAGAAACGATGCGTCAACTGAAAATTGACTCAAACTTTCGTTGAGTTGCTTTTTTACAGGTGTCATATTTATCGATATTCGGCTGGAGTACAGTGAATCTGGTACGATATCACTGTCCTCAAATGGGTCCCATTTGTCTTCGGAATCTTGCAGCTCTTTTATAGAATTCTCAAGCTCGTGATCTCGCAATCGATGAATCCAGTCGAGAAAACGCAAAGGTTGCCAAAGACTTTCAACCATGTTATCTTTGTCTCGCACACGAATTACAGGTTGTAGGCCTTTATCTACTACTATTTGCTGCTGATGAAATTCCTGCAATAAAATATACGGAGATTAAAGATCCATACTTAAGtgtttgtgtataaaacataGATAATGTCAATCTCTTTAATCAGTAAATGCATGCTTACATAGTTAACGCCGACATCCCTGCATCTCTCTGTAGCTTCTCTGACTAATAATTGTATCTCGTGAAGGCTAACTCCTCCTGTTTTCATAGCATCAATGCTAGTCTTAACGGTCAAGGCAGTTTCGGCGTCAGCGGTAGTTCCATTGAGTATTTCTTCGAGTTCTTGGAGAAAATTCGATTTATACGGCGAAACACTTATTCCAGAATCTTCGATTTCAAGTCTTCTTAACTTGTTATTAGTTTCGATTTCACTTGCGAGGAGCAATTTTTCGAGTTCAAGCTCTTTCTTCTTGCGATTCATTTCTTCTAATGCAAGTTTATGCTCTTCGAGATTTGAACCCAACCGCTGTATTTCAGTTTCGTAAGCGGATTTTTGAGAGTCCAATTGCATTTCTACCTCACGCTTTGCGTTCTCCAATTCTTTCATGGCTTTTTGTTTCGACTCTTCTAGTTCAGCTCTCAACCTATCAGAATAAAATTGtgaataattaaaatgatAATTATAACGCGAATAAAGAATTCTTCAAAAGAAGTTATGGACTCACTTTTCTTCTTGAATACGAAGGACTTCTTGATAAGCATAGTCGAAATCTATTGGTTGAACAGACATCTGAGCAGTTTCTGGATCATCATGTGGAATGCAAACTTTAAAGTAATGGTTTCCTCCAATAACCAATCTATCTCCATGCTTTAACTTGACTCTACCGCGAACCAACTTCAAAAATATCGAATTATTAATACGCcatttaaagaaatatttcttttGATAAGTATACAGTTATGTGTTGTGTTACCTCTCCATTTACGTAATTTTCTCCATCCTTTTCTGGATAGAAAGTTAACTTCCCGTGATTATTCTCAATGGTGCTGTTAGTacacaaataattaaaaaattatcatttacatttttgaataaattaaaaaattacgaaaccCAATCGCACAATAAATATAGTCTATGCATAATAAAAAAGGTTAATATGTTATATGAGTGTTAAGagttaaacaatttttgtcaAAATTCATTGACATACGCAGTAAATAATGatgaaatgtaaaataaaattaattgacACTAACACGCGAATTTGATGAAGATAAGAACTCAATCTCGCATACTATAGAGATTTGACAATAGACAGTTTCGAGTAAATAACATCTTTTTAGTGcactttgaatattttatattacaaaggcgatcaataaaaaataaaatcaatgtGCCAAACACCCGCTTGTATTATTGTATTGAAAAATCCTCCTGTAAGTAAAGAACATGCAAAATTGGTTTATCCAGTAAGTTGATTTAACAGTCATCCCTAAAGAAATCACTTGAAAAAGGTGAACAAAATTAGCATGGAAAGCAAACCtcgcaaagaaaaaatttacaataatccaTTCTTCTCCTACTTTGCAGCTTGAGAAAATCAAATAACCTTCGGCGATCAAAtctcattaaaataaaaaaaacgacccaaaaaaataacgaaaataaTATGTATCATAAATCCATGCAAATCTTCTCCAATCAACCTCTAACCATCCTTTGACTAACCAGTGAAGTTTCTTTATCAGCGGCCCGTCCAGCACGATGTCGACCTTCTTTGAAGGAGTACCGGGCCTTGGCGCTCTGCCCACACGAACACTACCTGGAGGAATTAGATACAAGAGTGTACCAGACAGCATAGGATCAGCGGCAAGATTGACAAGACACGGCTCCCGAGGTTTCTCCTTGAAGTCTAGCTCGATGGCGATACCACAGCGTCGCAGATAAGTCAACTCGGTATTCTTCTTCTCCTGGGCTTCTCGCAGCTTCTCCTCCCAGGATCTGAAATCGGGCCAACGTTGCTGATGATTAATGAACCGGGGACATTTTTACGAATCCTCTGTATCTCTTCTATGGTCGTTTCGTATCGTAGAAGGAATTTCGTGTACAGGGAAACCTTGAATTCTGTTGTCGCCAGGATGCGTCAATGTGCGATGGAAAATTTGTAGGTTTCTAAATGGTAACGGTTTTGCGTTGTACGTGCTcttgtataggtatatatcgGGCAGTCGTGTGGAATCTTTTTGAAGCGTATATAGCAAGACGTTGATAAGTTAATGAGTTTTGTGgttattaatatttgtttatcaAGATTGTCAGGCGAAATATTGGTTAGTCTAACCAAAATTGTACTTTACGATGTCTACTGCTGTGATATTGAAACAAAAGATAACAGAGGATCAGgcatttattttatagaaaaaaaattgttgtctTCTTTTGTTCTTTTGTTTTTACGCAGAACTGATTCGTATTTTTTGATATAGTTAAAAATTACTTAAGAGATATAGTTATATAACGCTACTTACTTTTGCGTGGCGAGAAGCAGTTCTTCCATTTTCTTCAGCTGGTCCTTTAGTCGGTTAATCTCCCGTTGCTTGTTCACAACCTCATCGGAATTGTCAGATGATACTTCAATTGTGTCCAACAAGTTGCGAGGAGTTAGTCTCAGTTGTTTCTCGCATACATCTCTTAATCGAGTTATTTCTGCCTTTAATTGCCTATAAACAAACAACAGTTATTAAGTGAGCATTCCTGagacatttatttatatgtattttttttatttacaagctggtatcttatttttatattaatcaAGCCGATATCGATATATAAGTTCAAACAAAGACACACCTCACGTATCATCAATCTCctctataaatataattacattATTTATGAATTCCGTTGATATAGatgatacatttttatcaattttaaaaacaaatagtaTACGAATCATAAAGATTACAAATTTTtacaaatgaaataaaataacaaagaatTTTTAGATGTTTCTGTCGATCAGTTATTAGCGTGACACTTTTACGACTGATATCTCAATGTAAATTATCGCATTATAAATGCGTTGTTGCGTAAATTGATTGTTAGATAAATACAGGTTACAGATATCAGGATATATAACATTTAGGAAATGCGATTATTCGTTTTTATAATTCGTTCGCTAATCGATTAATTTGCGTTGTACCATTACGGATCAGTTTTGCAAAAGATAAAGATAAAATCAAATTTGAGCCAagaatttttacaaatttatgaCAAGTGCTGAAAAAATGTAGGTCAATAGGCTTGATggattacaaaaatttttaacatttatattttgcgaataaaaattcataaaaattccttaattttataaattcattcGATTGACACGATCCAAATAATCGAACTATGCCACATCCGTATGATTCAGTCACCCAATGATGATTCACTCTCTTTCAACCATTCTCCGCCAAAAAATGTACGTAGTACTTAAATAAATGTTTCTCGCACTCACCAAAACAAATAGAATTTGCTATAGAGCGTTGTTATGTGAAGACATTAAACATAGGAGATACAATAATCTCCCATCACGTGTTTATCTATATTTGGCGAGCATTCAAAACACGATATTCAAAATATGGACTCGTTATCTCGAGCTCTAACATACTCACATTGTTTTCAACTGAAACATTTtgcgataataattaatatgttTTACCTTATCAGTCTGTCTTGAGGATCTTCGTTGATCCTCACTCTGTTGACTATGGCTCTAGCCTGACAGGCGTAGCGCAACGTCGCTAAAGTCTCCTCCAGGTGGATATTGGCGGGAGATATGGTGCCCAGCATCGCTGTTCTCGAATTACCACCCAAGCTTTCCTGTAAACgaacaataataaatttacTAAGATCCTTTGACAAACATTAAAAGATTCAGACGGCGCTGAATTACACAATTGTCTGATAAGGCGTGTATATGTGAGAGGCGTAAAAAATGAGGACATCTGAGTTTGATTATAGAGAAAGCGATCGAttagcgttttttttttaaattaaaaacatgcGATCGCCTCGCCTATCTCTCGTGATTATTTCGTGATTATTCCTCGATAAATCAAAGCTCACTAGATACATAAGTTTTTTATGTATACTCTTTACTATATATACTCTTTTTCGTTATCGCACCAAGGAGCTGATTATCTTTGGCAAAAACTCGTCAGAGAATAGGCTCATCGATATGGATGGGAATTTAATCTGCGAACGCCGGTATTCGTTCATTTATACGCTATTGTACTTCGCCTTGGTCTTTGTTGGATATTGGTATCAGTGGACTGATAATGAAAGCACAGTCTGAATCGACGTTTTCTTCGAGATTTTTATTTCTGCGCGAACACGTGGAAGATTTTCGCGTTTTcgcgaatattattatttttgttgacGAATGGATTTGAGGAAAATCGATTACTACTTTAATTATTTAGATTATAGTTTGGTCTACATCATCACCTGCATTtaaaaaacacttattttaaaaatcgcaCCGATAATGTTTGACGCACTTTTGAAGTGAAGATAATCTTCCTTACTCTATCCTGTTTGTTATATTTGAGTATTACATACTTTGACAATAATGCTCGTTTTACCTAAAAAGTGTAGATAATATAGAcacgcaaaataaaaattgctcGTATTTTATTTGTAGATATAAATTCCAACGTTGATTAAATTCAGTCAGATCGGTGATGAATGATTATTTATACAGGTAATGAATAATGGcacataaatttaaaattataaaaatgccAAATTATTATGAGGGACCCtaaatcaattttcaagtGCTTCAAATGTATGTTATCGCTGCAGCGGTTCAAATTCACGTATTTCATCTGTGAATCCCACCTGCTTCCGGTAGCCAATAAACACAAGAACGCCATATTAAACCcctttaaaatattaaattttgtcacaaaaaagcatcaaaataataatgatgtaGAAACAGGTTTTACTTCAATGACTAATCCATCTTAAATCCAGAACTTCTCGATCGTTCGAAAAAATTTCGATTACCAAAAGCGCAAAAGATATCCCCTGCCACTCAGGAGTCAAGGCCGTGCAGGTGCGCAATTCTCTGACAACAATCAATCCAGCTCACCGGCATTGTGATACCCGTACTcggaaaaaaattgtaatttctCGGGACATTAGCTGCAGTACGATCGCGTGCTGAGTCAATCGAAATGTTCTTCCCTCTTACGTAAATGTAATCGAAGGCCGTGTCCGGAGCATATTGTAACTAAATCTGACCGCACATGATAGCTTGTACACAGGTATCTACGCATTTATACCATCATCGTCTACTCCCCTATAACATCATCCATGACGACAGTACAAGAACGTTTCGCAAACACGGCTATTATAGGCCAAGTGCAAACCGCTGAGTGGGAGACGTGCTTTCGGACACGTAGGCCCTTTTTCCGCTCGCGACATACGCGCACATCTCGCTTATTTTCGCACATGTGCGCTGCAGAAAACTTCTCGCGTTAAAACGATTTGGTCACGCCAAGGTTACCTGGGTGCGCGAAAAACAACGAGATTCCTTAGCTTTGATTTTCCATCTTGCAGGTATCGCCTATTTCGAGACGACGCGCAAATGTTATAGCTAGCGTTGCATATGGAGAATTGCGAAAAAAGGTGGAAAAAAACAAGGAACAAGAAAAAAACCGCCGATGATTCAAAGCGAAAAAATTCCAGATGCGTAGAAGCAAGCGAGCCATAAATATATAGGAAACGTTTGCGCTTCGtttgaatataattttctGAACTGAGGCGCGAGACAGCTGCGTTTACCTTACGGCCACTTTTATAGTAGCTTATCGCATTGTCAATTTTTGGGATATTCCATAAATTGACGATGCGATGCTCCCCGCAAGTTATATGTAGATCTGATATAGAGTGGATTGGATAACGACGGCATTTTTTACTAGCCTATTGAAGACTTCGTTACGATTCACGCTCCATTATGTTACACGATTAGCCAGATAAAAAACACCTGCTTTTGGCGCGAGAGTAAACATATTCTTGAAAACCGGTAGCTTCAGCTTGATAGAATAGATGATTTTAGCTTGGCTTCGTAAACAACAATGACTTATAGTATAGCAGCTAGTTCAGTGGACCATTAATGTTAGAATTATGCGCCAGCCGTTCAGATCGTTTGTTTTGTCACTAAACTCGCTCCAACGAAAAATTTTCGAATCTCTCTATATGGCAAAGTTCATCACGGACTTATCACGAACACACGCGCGAGTTATTATTATCTCTGGTGCTACGCCGTCTGCAAGAAGCGaaaaagggagaaagagaggcgtGGAACCGGTTTTCATGAAGACTTCCTTTGGCACAAATGTCGTTCTCTCTCGTCTGTACTTGCGCACTTGGCGCTCGTATGAAAAGAACATTCACGTCAAGTATAGGGTGAAATTTAGATTATCTACCTAATAAAAATTCGAAGAGAGCCTGGTTTGTTGCTCCGTGAGTTCATATTTATCTCAAGTGCGGCTTTAAATAAAGCAAGAGTTGCTGACGTGGGTTCAACGCCGCTCTCATTGCGTGAAAAATCGCGGATCTATATTTAGAATGAGAAACGAGAGAGTACGCTTAGAAAGTTGCAATTTCAGACCCGAGGCTTAAGATTATTATGGTTTGTGATGGAGACCATTGTTTATTACACTCAGCTTGGTTCGTAAAGGTCTTAAAGAACTGCGCACTGGAAGTCGACAAAGACTTGGTACAAAAATAGAGAGCTGAGAGTTGCCTTATTCGATGACTATTTGGACGCAGCGATGACAAACTCCTCGCTGTTATATTTGCAAAATTCGCTGTTCAACGATGTGTGTACTATACAAacattcctccttttttcgctTAGCATATGTTTGTCCGCATCGGGAAAACTAACGCATTTGCAAGGAACAATGTACATTCCAGCATGCCAATCAGCAGTAATACAAGACAATTGAATAATGCATTTTCTCGATATTCCGTCTTTGTATACCCGCTGATCATCTCTGTGTCGGAAGTATATACGCGCCTGTCTgccgggagagaaagagaggaaaaaagacgCAAAGGCGAGCCCCGCTTTAAGActtgtttttatttctctcGCGATCCTTTCTATACCAGTTTCGAATCTATATTTAGCTACAGGAATTTCGCGGGTTTCTATAAGCGTCAGTATCGGAGGTGTATACAAAGATGTACGTACTGAAAGA
Coding sequences within it:
- the LOC100122264 gene encoding kinesin-like protein KIF14 isoform X4, producing the protein MSQSNAEQTARQQHGFCNAIFSTSPVNFNKENKPPSRTVGATSTSTSSNRGSPSCKRNLINYLPHSKASEQSTKNVIQKPTRTPKKVAQNLLRSQSETMLQNKEQSALQSSASKFPSEEKLRVINKNAANPRLSGDKTPVTHFCTPKNPRSGANSARKPGKRFFSDNALPQTPDCYNSVHLETPRAKTDNGIDEQTVLEGESSNLTVGVRVRPLSFKEQTEPKITSIVEVTGQNIVVDCDTSQHTFMYDHCFISHNDHLNPGHASQETVFNSIGLPLVQNAFEGYNVCLFAYGQTGSGKSYSMMGAEPSQPNSTEINPDAGIIPRFCHEIFTRISLDHKNNITVEISYFEIYNEKIHDLLISNNNGSKRAPLKVREHPVLGPYIVDLSQHTVQSYEDLKTWLKVGNSQRATAATGMNEKSSRSHSIFSIILTQTQSKAPSKAKQGDDSRRSKINLVDLAGSERLSNTGACGDRLREGVSINKSLLTLGKVIGSLAESTNERKRGFVPYRESVLTWLLKESLGGNSRTAMLGTISPANIHLEETLATLRYACQARAIVNRVRINEDPQDRLIRQLKAEITRLRDVCEKQLRLTPRNLLDTIEVSSDNSDEVVNKQREINRLKDQLKKMEELLLATQNTIENNHGKLTFYPEKDGENYVNGELVRGRVKLKHGDRLVIGGNHYFKVCIPHDDPETAQMSVQPIDFDYAYQEVLRIQEEKLRAELEESKQKAMKELENAKREVEMQLDSQKSAYETEIQRLGSNLEEHKLALEEMNRKKKELELEKLLLASEIETNNKLRRLEIEDSGISVSPYKSNFLQELEEILNGTTADAETALTVKTSIDAMKTGGVSLHEIQLLVREATERCRDVGVNYEFHQQQIVVDKGLQPVIRVRDKDNMVESLWQPLRFLDWIHRLRDHELENSIKELQDSEDKWDPFEDSDIVPDSLYSSRISINMTPVKKQLNESLSQFSVDASFLDGSMADQTSESIVQKRRDDIHQCLIQMELASKTLKGLCHQYESREVSGKVTQALDKVNMIMQQLKVTLEEKAPTEASSTESVTSNVSNNDNTVIENSETDKNTQPFAFGKKYFHDSAASPAKSNLRSTCPFLKNDNASRSVRFNFK
- the LOC100122264 gene encoding kinesin-like protein KIF14 isoform X2, whose product is MNLVQTCQVEKKQGRLERQNCSLYSKCLLNDCSGATSTSTSSNRGSPSCKRNLINYLPHSKASEQSTKNVIQKPTRTPKKVAQNLLRSQSETMLQNKEQSALQSSASKFPSEEKLRVINKNAANPRLSGDKTPVTHFCTPKNPRSGANSARKPGKRFFSDNALPQTPDCYNSVHLETPRAKTDNGIDEQTVLEGESSNLTVGVRVRPLSFKEQTEPKITSIVEVTGQNIVVDCDTSQHTFMYDHCFISHNDHLNPGHASQETVFNSIGLPLVQNAFEGYNVCLFAYGQTGSGKSYSMMGAEPSQPNSTEINPDAGIIPRFCHEIFTRISLDHKNNITVEISYFEIYNEKIHDLLISNNNGSKRAPLKVREHPVLGPYIVDLSQHTVQSYEDLKTWLKVGNSQRATAATGMNEKSSRSHSIFSIILTQTQSKAPSKAKQGDDSRRSKINLVDLAGSERLSNTGACGDRLREGVSINKSLLTLGKVIGSLAESTNERKRGFVPYRESVLTWLLKESLGGNSRTAMLGTISPANIHLEETLATLRYACQARAIVNRVRINEDPQDRLIRQLKAEITRLRDVCEKQLRLTPRNLLDTIEVSSDNSDEVVNKQREINRLKDQLKKMEELLLATQKSWEEKLREAQEKKNTELTYLRRCGIAIELDFKEKPREPCLVNLAADPMLSGTLLYLIPPGSVRVGRAPRPGTPSKKVDIVLDGPLIKKLHCTIENNHGKLTFYPEKDGENYVNGELVRGRVKLKHGDRLVIGGNHYFKVCIPHDDPETAQMSVQPIDFDYAYQEVLRIQEEKLRAELEESKQKAMKELENAKREVEMQLDSQKSAYETEIQRLGSNLEEHKLALEEMNRKKKELELEKLLLASEIETNNKLRRLEIEDSGISVSPYKSNFLQELEEILNGTTADAETALTVKTSIDAMKTGGVSLHEIQLLVREATERCRDVGVNYEFHQQQIVVDKGLQPVIRVRDKDNMVESLWQPLRFLDWIHRLRDHELENSIKELQDSEDKWDPFEDSDIVPDSLYSSRISINMTPVKKQLNESLSQFSVDASFLDGSMADQTSESIVQKRRDDIHQCLIQMELASKTLKGLCHQYESREVSGKVTQALDKVNMIMQQLKVTLEEKAPTEASSTESVTSNVSNNDNTVIENSETDKNTQPFAFGKKYFHDSAASPAKSNLRSTCPFLKNDNASRSVRFNFK
- the LOC100122264 gene encoding kinesin-like protein KIF14 isoform X3, producing MNLVQTCQVEKKQGRLESGATSTSTSSNRGSPSCKRNLINYLPHSKASEQSTKNVIQKPTRTPKKVAQNLLRSQSETMLQNKEQSALQSSASKFPSEEKLRVINKNAANPRLSGDKTPVTHFCTPKNPRSGANSARKPGKRFFSDNALPQTPDCYNSVHLETPRAKTDNGIDEQTVLEGESSNLTVGVRVRPLSFKEQTEPKITSIVEVTGQNIVVDCDTSQHTFMYDHCFISHNDHLNPGHASQETVFNSIGLPLVQNAFEGYNVCLFAYGQTGSGKSYSMMGAEPSQPNSTEINPDAGIIPRFCHEIFTRISLDHKNNITVEISYFEIYNEKIHDLLISNNNGSKRAPLKVREHPVLGPYIVDLSQHTVQSYEDLKTWLKVGNSQRATAATGMNEKSSRSHSIFSIILTQTQSKAPSKAKQGDDSRRSKINLVDLAGSERLSNTGACGDRLREGVSINKSLLTLGKVIGSLAESTNERKRGFVPYRESVLTWLLKESLGGNSRTAMLGTISPANIHLEETLATLRYACQARAIVNRVRINEDPQDRLIRQLKAEITRLRDVCEKQLRLTPRNLLDTIEVSSDNSDEVVNKQREINRLKDQLKKMEELLLATQKSWEEKLREAQEKKNTELTYLRRCGIAIELDFKEKPREPCLVNLAADPMLSGTLLYLIPPGSVRVGRAPRPGTPSKKVDIVLDGPLIKKLHCTIENNHGKLTFYPEKDGENYVNGELVRGRVKLKHGDRLVIGGNHYFKVCIPHDDPETAQMSVQPIDFDYAYQEVLRIQEEKLRAELEESKQKAMKELENAKREVEMQLDSQKSAYETEIQRLGSNLEEHKLALEEMNRKKKELELEKLLLASEIETNNKLRRLEIEDSGISVSPYKSNFLQELEEILNGTTADAETALTVKTSIDAMKTGGVSLHEIQLLVREATERCRDVGVNYEFHQQQIVVDKGLQPVIRVRDKDNMVESLWQPLRFLDWIHRLRDHELENSIKELQDSEDKWDPFEDSDIVPDSLYSSRISINMTPVKKQLNESLSQFSVDASFLDGSMADQTSESIVQKRRDDIHQCLIQMELASKTLKGLCHQYESREVSGKVTQALDKVNMIMQQLKVTLEEKAPTEASSTESVTSNVSNNDNTVIENSETDKNTQPFAFGKKYFHDSAASPAKSNLRSTCPFLKNDNASRSVRFNFK
- the LOC100122264 gene encoding kinesin-like protein KIF14 isoform X1, whose translation is MSQSNAEQTARQQHGFCNAIFSTSPVNFNKENKPPSRTVGATSTSTSSNRGSPSCKRNLINYLPHSKASEQSTKNVIQKPTRTPKKVAQNLLRSQSETMLQNKEQSALQSSASKFPSEEKLRVINKNAANPRLSGDKTPVTHFCTPKNPRSGANSARKPGKRFFSDNALPQTPDCYNSVHLETPRAKTDNGIDEQTVLEGESSNLTVGVRVRPLSFKEQTEPKITSIVEVTGQNIVVDCDTSQHTFMYDHCFISHNDHLNPGHASQETVFNSIGLPLVQNAFEGYNVCLFAYGQTGSGKSYSMMGAEPSQPNSTEINPDAGIIPRFCHEIFTRISLDHKNNITVEISYFEIYNEKIHDLLISNNNGSKRAPLKVREHPVLGPYIVDLSQHTVQSYEDLKTWLKVGNSQRATAATGMNEKSSRSHSIFSIILTQTQSKAPSKAKQGDDSRRSKINLVDLAGSERLSNTGACGDRLREGVSINKSLLTLGKVIGSLAESTNERKRGFVPYRESVLTWLLKESLGGNSRTAMLGTISPANIHLEETLATLRYACQARAIVNRVRINEDPQDRLIRQLKAEITRLRDVCEKQLRLTPRNLLDTIEVSSDNSDEVVNKQREINRLKDQLKKMEELLLATQKSWEEKLREAQEKKNTELTYLRRCGIAIELDFKEKPREPCLVNLAADPMLSGTLLYLIPPGSVRVGRAPRPGTPSKKVDIVLDGPLIKKLHCTIENNHGKLTFYPEKDGENYVNGELVRGRVKLKHGDRLVIGGNHYFKVCIPHDDPETAQMSVQPIDFDYAYQEVLRIQEEKLRAELEESKQKAMKELENAKREVEMQLDSQKSAYETEIQRLGSNLEEHKLALEEMNRKKKELELEKLLLASEIETNNKLRRLEIEDSGISVSPYKSNFLQELEEILNGTTADAETALTVKTSIDAMKTGGVSLHEIQLLVREATERCRDVGVNYEFHQQQIVVDKGLQPVIRVRDKDNMVESLWQPLRFLDWIHRLRDHELENSIKELQDSEDKWDPFEDSDIVPDSLYSSRISINMTPVKKQLNESLSQFSVDASFLDGSMADQTSESIVQKRRDDIHQCLIQMELASKTLKGLCHQYESREVSGKVTQALDKVNMIMQQLKVTLEEKAPTEASSTESVTSNVSNNDNTVIENSETDKNTQPFAFGKKYFHDSAASPAKSNLRSTCPFLKNDNASRSVRFNFK
- the LOC100122264 gene encoding kinesin-like protein KIF14 isoform X5, coding for MLQNKEQSALQSSASKFPSEEKLRVINKNAANPRLSGDKTPVTHFCTPKNPRSGANSARKPGKRFFSDNALPQTPDCYNSVHLETPRAKTDNGIDEQTVLEGESSNLTVGVRVRPLSFKEQTEPKITSIVEVTGQNIVVDCDTSQHTFMYDHCFISHNDHLNPGHASQETVFNSIGLPLVQNAFEGYNVCLFAYGQTGSGKSYSMMGAEPSQPNSTEINPDAGIIPRFCHEIFTRISLDHKNNITVEISYFEIYNEKIHDLLISNNNGSKRAPLKVREHPVLGPYIVDLSQHTVQSYEDLKTWLKVGNSQRATAATGMNEKSSRSHSIFSIILTQTQSKAPSKAKQGDDSRRSKINLVDLAGSERLSNTGACGDRLREGVSINKSLLTLGKVIGSLAESTNERKRGFVPYRESVLTWLLKESLGGNSRTAMLGTISPANIHLEETLATLRYACQARAIVNRVRINEDPQDRLIRQLKAEITRLRDVCEKQLRLTPRNLLDTIEVSSDNSDEVVNKQREINRLKDQLKKMEELLLATQKSWEEKLREAQEKKNTELTYLRRCGIAIELDFKEKPREPCLVNLAADPMLSGTLLYLIPPGSVRVGRAPRPGTPSKKVDIVLDGPLIKKLHCTIENNHGKLTFYPEKDGENYVNGELVRGRVKLKHGDRLVIGGNHYFKVCIPHDDPETAQMSVQPIDFDYAYQEVLRIQEEKLRAELEESKQKAMKELENAKREVEMQLDSQKSAYETEIQRLGSNLEEHKLALEEMNRKKKELELEKLLLASEIETNNKLRRLEIEDSGISVSPYKSNFLQELEEILNGTTADAETALTVKTSIDAMKTGGVSLHEIQLLVREATERCRDVGVNYEFHQQQIVVDKGLQPVIRVRDKDNMVESLWQPLRFLDWIHRLRDHELENSIKELQDSEDKWDPFEDSDIVPDSLYSSRISINMTPVKKQLNESLSQFSVDASFLDGSMADQTSESIVQKRRDDIHQCLIQMELASKTLKGLCHQYESREVSGKVTQALDKVNMIMQQLKVTLEEKAPTEASSTESVTSNVSNNDNTVIENSETDKNTQPFAFGKKYFHDSAASPAKSNLRSTCPFLKNDNASRSVRFNFK